A region of Nitrospinota bacterium DNA encodes the following proteins:
- a CDS encoding glycine--tRNA ligase subunit beta — protein sequence MSEFLYEIGVEELPAGYVRPAVEALKTAVLAHLEGLGIPYGDAQTYATPRRLAISIKDIPDRRPQRLVKQYGPPAKAAFDSGGSLTKAGYGFAKSKGVEPESIRVENTGKGEYIYVEVEEGGEKVAGSLASALPKITLGLPFPKSMVWGAGEARFARPIRWIVMLFDGQVVPMEVAGIWSGPSTRGHRFLGDQEIQVSGREDYLRKLKENHVLADSDERREAIVANATAQAALHGAQLVGDDELLGVVTFLTEWPVPLWGQFDHEFLALPEELLIASMKAHQKMFAARGLDGKLTNGFIGVSNTHTPDDSVVTAGYRRVLRARLADAKFFLDEDRKKTPDYFNGKLAHVTYQKKLGVMSEKVARVRALSAWLAERVCPSAKSVAERAAELCKFDLATQMVYEFPELQGVMGREYALHSGESAEVCAAIYEHYLPKGMADTLPATQAGAVVAVADKMDTLAGCFGVGLIPTGAQDPFALRRSALGVIQILFHRLQTPVSLKELTFEAARNYGGKLESAPEEVIPKVMEFFSGRLKNLWVSGGIPYDVADAVLAAGFDDLSGANMKAYAMAELKKRDFFEPLAITFKRVANITKGHAIGPVNEKLFEKEVEGRLLAETGAAQSEIAPFTGQRDYLPALERIAALRGVVDTFFDDVLVMAENEDVRRNRLNLLCGVSGLFGEIVDFSKIVSP from the coding sequence ATGAGCGAATTTCTTTACGAGATCGGAGTTGAAGAGCTTCCGGCAGGTTATGTCCGCCCGGCGGTAGAAGCTTTAAAAACAGCTGTATTGGCCCATCTGGAGGGGCTTGGCATACCATATGGCGATGCGCAGACCTACGCCACTCCCAGAAGGCTTGCCATATCCATCAAAGACATTCCGGACCGTCGGCCGCAACGGCTGGTAAAACAGTATGGGCCTCCGGCGAAAGCGGCGTTCGACTCGGGCGGTTCGCTGACCAAGGCGGGTTACGGTTTCGCCAAGTCCAAGGGGGTGGAGCCTGAATCCATCCGCGTGGAGAACACCGGCAAGGGTGAATACATATACGTGGAGGTGGAAGAGGGGGGCGAGAAGGTGGCCGGGTCGCTGGCCTCGGCCCTGCCGAAAATAACCCTGGGCCTGCCCTTCCCCAAGTCCATGGTCTGGGGCGCCGGGGAGGCCCGGTTCGCCAGGCCCATCCGCTGGATCGTCATGCTTTTCGACGGGCAGGTTGTGCCCATGGAAGTGGCGGGAATATGGTCCGGCCCGTCCACCCGGGGGCACAGGTTCCTGGGGGACCAGGAAATACAGGTATCCGGCCGGGAAGATTACCTGCGAAAACTGAAAGAAAACCACGTCCTGGCCGACAGCGATGAGCGGCGGGAGGCCATCGTGGCCAACGCCACCGCCCAGGCGGCGTTACATGGCGCCCAGCTTGTGGGGGACGATGAGCTTTTGGGAGTGGTGACGTTCCTGACCGAATGGCCCGTGCCGTTGTGGGGGCAGTTCGACCACGAGTTTCTGGCCCTGCCCGAAGAGCTTCTCATAGCCTCCATGAAAGCCCATCAAAAAATGTTCGCCGCGCGGGGCCTTGACGGAAAACTTACGAACGGATTCATAGGCGTCTCCAACACCCATACGCCCGACGACTCGGTGGTAACCGCCGGTTACCGGCGGGTGTTGAGGGCCAGGCTGGCCGACGCCAAGTTCTTCCTCGACGAAGACCGCAAGAAAACCCCGGACTATTTCAACGGCAAGCTGGCCCATGTGACTTACCAGAAAAAACTTGGAGTGATGTCCGAGAAGGTCGCGCGGGTCCGGGCCCTGTCGGCATGGCTGGCCGAGCGGGTCTGCCCTTCGGCCAAATCCGTGGCGGAGCGGGCGGCGGAGCTGTGCAAGTTCGACCTGGCCACCCAGATGGTTTATGAATTCCCGGAGCTCCAGGGGGTTATGGGGCGCGAGTACGCCCTTCATTCCGGGGAGAGCGCCGAGGTTTGCGCGGCCATTTACGAGCATTACCTGCCCAAAGGCATGGCAGACACATTACCGGCCACCCAGGCCGGGGCCGTGGTGGCGGTGGCCGACAAGATGGACACCCTGGCCGGTTGTTTCGGCGTGGGGCTCATACCCACCGGCGCGCAGGACCCTTTCGCCCTGCGGCGGAGCGCGCTGGGCGTCATCCAGATCCTTTTCCACCGGTTGCAGACGCCGGTGTCGCTAAAAGAGCTTACCTTTGAGGCGGCGCGCAATTACGGCGGCAAGCTGGAATCGGCGCCGGAAGAGGTAATCCCGAAGGTCATGGAATTTTTCTCCGGGCGGCTCAAGAACCTCTGGGTTTCCGGAGGCATCCCTTATGACGTGGCCGACGCCGTGCTGGCGGCCGGGTTTGACGACCTGTCGGGGGCCAACATGAAAGCCTATGCCATGGCCGAGCTAAAGAAGAGGGACTTTTTCGAGCCGCTGGCCATCACTTTCAAACGGGTGGCCAACATTACAAAAGGCCATGCCATAGGCCCCGTGAATGAAAAGCTGTTCGAAAAAGAGGTGGAGGGGCGTCTGCTGGCGGAAACCGGAGCGGCCCAGTCCGAAATAGCCCCTTTTACCGGACAGCGTGACTATCTGCCGGCACTGGAGCGCATAGCGGCCCTGCGGGGCGTGGTGGACACTTTTTTTGACGACGTGCTGGTGATGGCCGAGAACGAAGATGTCCGCCGGAACAGGCTGAACCTTCTTTGCGGGGTATCGGGCCTTTTCGGGGAGATAGTGGATTTTTCGAAGATAGTCTCGCCATAG
- a CDS encoding pyruvate, phosphate dikinase: MPANKKYIYFFGTGGAEGAASMKNLLGGKGANLAEMCNLSVPVPAGFTISTEACVSYFTNGNKWPAGLDAEMKKNLARLEKVMGKKFGDPKNPLLVSVRSGARASMPGMMDTVLNLGLNDTTITGLIEKNGADRFAWDSYRRFITMFGDVVLNIDRIKFERLLDKRKEEVGAIGDTDLGVDSLKKLVADYKELVQKERGRPFPQDPVEQLNMSINAVFSSWNNKRAQEYRRLYNIPESWGTAVNVQAMVFGNMGENSGTGVAFTRDPSTGERRFFGEFLFNAQGEDVVAGIRTPLSVEQLGDRVPSAKAELDRIYKKLEKHYRDMLDIEFTVENGILYMLQARVGKRTAEAAVRIAVEMVNEKLITKNEAINRVHPEQLDQLLHETIDPKAKVEVLAKGLPASPGAGVGRVVFNAEEAIEMAGKGEKVVLVRQETSPEDIGGMNAAQGILTATGGMTSHAAVVARGMGKCCVAGVEAIKISEEAGLFTVGNVAVNRGDWVTLDGSTGRVILGKAPLVKPQLSNEYRTLMAWADNTRKLNVRTNADTPHDARVARDFGAEGIGLCRTEHMFFEGDRIVAVREMILATDVQERQKALNKLLPMQKSDFVGIFEAMEGLPVTIRLLDPPLHEFLPKDDNDFAALAKDLNVSVVDLKHRAGMLHEFNPMLGHRGCRLGITFPEIYDMQARAIFEAACHLSKRGQKVAPEIMIPLVGHFKELSILRERVEKVAARVMKETGVKLKYTIGTMIELPRAAVTADQIAAYADFFSFGTNDLTQTTFGLSRDDSGRFLPHYVVAGILPEDPFVAIDQEGVGEMIRIGVTKGRATKPGLKVGICGEHGGEPSSVEFCHRTGFDYVSCSPYRVPIARLAAAQAALKDAAAKKAPAPQVKKVPARKAAPKKAAAKQAVAPKKAAPKAVKKPAAKKPASKGKR, from the coding sequence ATGCCTGCTAATAAAAAATATATCTATTTCTTCGGGACCGGCGGCGCCGAGGGAGCCGCCAGCATGAAAAACCTGCTGGGTGGCAAAGGGGCCAACCTGGCGGAGATGTGCAACCTGTCCGTCCCCGTGCCCGCAGGGTTCACCATTTCCACCGAGGCCTGCGTAAGCTATTTCACCAACGGCAACAAGTGGCCAGCCGGGCTGGACGCCGAAATGAAAAAGAACCTTGCCCGGCTTGAAAAGGTGATGGGCAAAAAGTTCGGCGACCCGAAGAACCCCCTGCTGGTGTCGGTGCGTTCCGGCGCCCGGGCCTCCATGCCTGGCATGATGGACACGGTGTTGAACCTGGGCCTCAACGACACAACCATCACCGGGCTCATCGAGAAAAACGGGGCCGACCGGTTCGCGTGGGACTCATACCGGCGGTTTATCACCATGTTCGGCGACGTGGTGCTCAACATCGACCGGATCAAGTTCGAGCGGCTTTTGGACAAGAGAAAAGAAGAGGTGGGCGCCATAGGGGACACCGACCTGGGGGTGGACTCGTTAAAGAAACTCGTGGCCGACTACAAGGAGCTTGTGCAAAAAGAGCGTGGCAGGCCTTTCCCGCAAGACCCGGTGGAACAGTTGAACATGTCCATCAACGCCGTGTTCAGTTCCTGGAACAACAAGCGCGCCCAGGAATACCGCAGGTTATACAACATCCCCGAATCATGGGGCACGGCGGTAAACGTGCAGGCGATGGTGTTCGGCAATATGGGAGAGAACTCCGGCACCGGAGTGGCCTTCACCCGTGACCCTTCCACCGGGGAGCGCCGGTTCTTCGGCGAGTTCCTTTTCAACGCCCAGGGGGAAGACGTGGTGGCGGGTATCCGCACGCCCCTTTCGGTGGAGCAGTTGGGGGACCGGGTCCCCAGCGCCAAGGCGGAGCTGGACCGGATATACAAGAAACTGGAAAAACACTACCGGGACATGCTCGACATAGAGTTCACCGTGGAGAACGGGATCCTTTACATGCTCCAGGCCAGGGTGGGCAAACGCACGGCGGAAGCGGCGGTGCGCATCGCCGTGGAGATGGTGAACGAGAAACTGATAACCAAAAATGAAGCGATCAACCGTGTCCACCCCGAACAGCTGGACCAGCTGTTGCACGAGACCATAGACCCCAAGGCGAAGGTGGAAGTGCTGGCCAAGGGGCTTCCGGCCTCGCCGGGGGCGGGCGTGGGCCGGGTGGTGTTCAACGCCGAGGAGGCCATCGAAATGGCCGGCAAGGGGGAGAAGGTGGTGCTGGTGCGGCAGGAAACCAGCCCCGAGGACATCGGCGGCATGAACGCCGCCCAGGGCATCCTCACCGCCACCGGCGGCATGACCTCCCACGCGGCGGTGGTGGCCCGGGGCATGGGCAAGTGTTGCGTGGCAGGGGTTGAGGCCATAAAAATATCGGAAGAGGCGGGGCTTTTCACCGTGGGCAACGTGGCGGTGAACCGGGGGGACTGGGTGACGCTGGACGGCTCCACGGGCCGGGTTATCCTTGGCAAGGCGCCGCTGGTGAAACCACAGCTTTCCAACGAGTACCGCACACTTATGGCTTGGGCCGACAACACGCGCAAACTGAACGTGCGCACCAATGCCGATACTCCGCACGACGCGCGCGTCGCCAGGGATTTCGGCGCCGAAGGCATCGGCCTTTGCCGCACCGAGCACATGTTCTTTGAGGGGGACCGGATAGTGGCCGTGCGGGAGATGATCCTGGCCACAGACGTCCAAGAGCGCCAGAAGGCCCTTAACAAGCTTCTGCCCATGCAGAAGAGCGATTTTGTGGGGATTTTCGAGGCGATGGAAGGATTGCCCGTAACCATCCGCCTGCTGGACCCGCCTCTACACGAGTTCCTGCCCAAGGACGACAACGATTTCGCCGCCCTGGCCAAGGACCTGAACGTCTCCGTGGTGGATTTGAAACACCGGGCCGGCATGCTCCACGAGTTCAACCCCATGCTGGGACATCGCGGATGCCGGCTGGGCATAACCTTCCCCGAGATTTACGACATGCAGGCCCGGGCCATTTTCGAGGCGGCCTGCCATCTGTCCAAACGGGGCCAGAAGGTGGCTCCGGAGATAATGATACCGCTGGTGGGGCACTTCAAGGAGCTTTCCATCTTGCGGGAGCGGGTGGAGAAGGTTGCGGCCCGGGTGATGAAGGAGACGGGGGTGAAGCTAAAGTACACCATCGGCACCATGATAGAGCTTCCCCGCGCCGCCGTGACAGCGGACCAGATAGCCGCCTACGCGGATTTCTTCTCTTTCGGAACAAACGACCTTACCCAGACAACCTTCGGTCTCTCCCGGGACGACTCTGGCCGGTTCCTGCCCCACTATGTGGTGGCCGGGATATTGCCGGAGGACCCGTTCGTGGCCATAGACCAGGAGGGCGTAGGCGAGATGATCCGCATCGGCGTAACCAAGGGACGCGCCACCAAGCCGGGCCTGAAAGTTGGCATATGCGGCGAGCATGGCGGTGAGCCTTCATCGGTGGAGTTCTGCCACCGGACAGGGTTCGATTATGTCTCCTGCTCCCCGTACCGGGTGCCGATAGCCAGATTGGCGGCGGCCCAGGCGGCGCTGAAAGACGCCGCGGCCAAAAAAGCCCCGGCTCCCCAGGTGAAGAAAGTCCCGGCCAGGAAAGCGGCGCCTAAAAAGGCCGCCGCCAAGCAAGCCGTAGCGCCGAAAAAAGCCGCTCCCAAAGCGGTTAAAAAGCCTGCGGCCAAAAAACCCGCCAGTAAAGGAAAGCGGTAG
- a CDS encoding vitamin B12-dependent ribonucleotide reductase, producing MSGSTGSIELTDVKKTGLDYLRESGGEPPVPEDYISENAIRVLERRYLKKDENGELVETPAQMLRRVAKNIAQAEARYGSVEDVSLAEDGFYGLMARLEFLPNSPTLMNAGRELQQLSACFVLPVEDSMESIFDAVRDTALIHKSGGGTGFSFSRLRPKGSRVKTTSGVSSGPVSFMKVFDAATESVKQGGTRRGANMGILRVDHPDILEFIDCKSDNKGFNNFNISVTITDAFMRAVEEGKDYDLIAPHNGQPIGKLNARMVFDKIVKSAWLNGDPGIIFIDRINRANPTPQVGEMESTNPCGEQPLLPYESCNLGSINLARMLNADNELDLEKLRRVTHVAVRFLDNVIDMNQYPLDKIDKMTKANRKIGLGVMGWADMLIKMGVPYNSERAVQLADEVMRILNAESKAASAELAARRGAFPNFMGSAYDKPGAPKLRNATTTTIAPTGTISIIAGVSSGIEPLFALSFIRTVMDKDKLVEVNPIFEEAAHKRGFYSKELMEKVAYHGHIEDMEEMPEDVRKVFVTAHGITPEWHVRMQASFQRHTDNAVSKTVNFGNSATVDDVSKVYMLAYHLGCKGVTIYRDGSRDEQVLSTGATYDKGKEPGKAQEKVKLSVRPRPKIVLGSTQRIHTGCGSMYVTLNQDESGRALELFTQLGKAGGCAASQTESIGRLVSLALRAGIDLEEIRAQLSGISCHQPSWDNNERILSCADAIGKAINNWRKMNGAAQKAEAHGSASPAKSVPAKPDMGDAPTVAVGACPDCGYPLNFTEGCLLCSNPDCGYSKC from the coding sequence ATGAGCGGTTCTACCGGTTCCATCGAGCTGACCGACGTTAAGAAAACGGGGTTGGATTATTTGAGAGAATCCGGCGGGGAGCCGCCTGTGCCCGAAGACTATATTTCCGAAAACGCCATCCGCGTGCTGGAGCGGCGGTATCTTAAAAAAGACGAGAACGGCGAGTTGGTGGAGACCCCGGCCCAGATGCTCCGCCGGGTGGCCAAGAACATAGCCCAGGCCGAGGCCCGCTATGGCTCGGTGGAAGACGTGTCATTGGCGGAGGATGGGTTTTACGGCCTCATGGCCCGGCTGGAGTTTCTGCCCAACTCCCCCACCCTCATGAACGCGGGCCGGGAACTGCAACAGTTATCCGCATGTTTCGTGCTACCGGTGGAGGACTCCATGGAGTCCATATTCGACGCGGTGCGGGACACGGCGCTCATCCACAAATCCGGCGGCGGCACGGGTTTCTCATTTTCCCGCCTGCGCCCCAAGGGTAGCCGGGTAAAGACCACTTCCGGGGTTTCTTCCGGCCCGGTCTCTTTTATGAAAGTGTTCGACGCGGCCACCGAGTCCGTCAAACAGGGCGGCACCCGGCGCGGCGCCAACATGGGCATTTTGAGGGTGGACCATCCGGACATCCTGGAGTTTATAGACTGCAAGAGCGACAACAAGGGTTTTAACAACTTTAATATTTCCGTCACCATCACAGACGCTTTCATGCGCGCCGTGGAGGAGGGGAAAGATTACGACCTTATCGCCCCCCACAACGGCCAGCCCATCGGCAAGCTCAACGCCCGGATGGTGTTCGACAAGATAGTGAAATCCGCCTGGCTCAATGGCGACCCGGGGATTATTTTCATCGACCGGATAAACCGCGCCAACCCCACGCCCCAGGTGGGGGAGATGGAGTCCACCAACCCTTGCGGCGAACAGCCACTGCTTCCTTACGAGTCCTGCAACCTGGGCTCCATAAACCTGGCCCGCATGCTTAACGCGGACAACGAGCTGGATCTGGAGAAGCTGAGAAGGGTCACCCATGTGGCGGTGCGGTTCCTGGACAACGTCATAGACATGAACCAGTACCCGCTCGACAAGATAGATAAAATGACCAAGGCCAACCGCAAGATAGGCCTGGGCGTTATGGGGTGGGCGGACATGCTTATAAAAATGGGGGTCCCCTACAATTCCGAGCGGGCCGTGCAACTGGCCGACGAGGTTATGCGCATCTTGAACGCGGAGTCCAAGGCGGCCTCGGCGGAACTGGCGGCGCGGCGCGGGGCGTTCCCGAATTTTATGGGTTCCGCCTACGACAAGCCCGGCGCGCCCAAACTGCGCAACGCCACCACCACCACCATCGCCCCCACCGGCACCATCAGCATCATCGCCGGGGTTTCTTCCGGGATAGAGCCGTTGTTCGCCCTGTCGTTCATCCGCACGGTGATGGACAAGGACAAGCTGGTGGAGGTGAACCCCATATTCGAGGAAGCGGCCCACAAGCGCGGTTTTTACAGCAAGGAGCTTATGGAGAAGGTGGCCTACCACGGCCATATAGAGGACATGGAGGAGATGCCCGAGGATGTCCGCAAGGTGTTCGTGACGGCCCACGGCATCACGCCGGAATGGCATGTGCGGATGCAGGCGTCGTTCCAGCGTCACACCGACAACGCCGTTTCGAAAACCGTCAACTTCGGCAACTCCGCCACGGTGGACGACGTGAGCAAGGTCTATATGCTGGCCTACCATTTGGGTTGCAAGGGGGTCACCATCTACCGCGACGGCTCCAGGGACGAGCAGGTGCTTTCCACCGGCGCAACCTATGACAAGGGCAAGGAGCCGGGCAAGGCCCAGGAGAAAGTCAAACTGTCCGTGCGCCCCCGGCCCAAGATCGTGCTGGGCTCCACCCAGAGGATCCACACAGGTTGCGGTAGCATGTACGTCACCTTGAACCAGGACGAAAGCGGCCGGGCGCTGGAGCTTTTCACCCAGCTGGGGAAAGCCGGCGGGTGCGCCGCCTCGCAGACCGAATCCATCGGCAGGCTGGTGTCCCTGGCTTTGCGGGCCGGGATAGACCTGGAGGAAATCCGCGCCCAGCTTTCGGGCATCTCCTGCCACCAGCCCTCGTGGGACAACAACGAGCGGATACTCTCCTGCGCCGACGCCATAGGCAAGGCCATCAATAACTGGCGGAAGATGAATGGCGCGGCGCAGAAGGCCGAAGCCCATGGCTCCGCCAGCCCGGCCAAATCCGTTCCGGCCAAGCCTGATATGGGCGACGCCCCAACGGTTGCCGTGGGCGCCTGCCCGGACTGCGGCTACCCCCTGAACTTCACCGAGGGGTGCCTGCTGTGCTCCAACCCGGATTGCGGGTATTCCAAGTGTTGA
- a CDS encoding prepilin-type N-terminal cleavage/methylation domain-containing protein → MKNNAGFTLIELITVIIILGILSAVAIPKYIDLQAEARSATADGVLGAAASACAVNYAAVQTKTAPPPAITTCALLNGALSTSGVSIADGATGECSFTIDGSVYSLTLTAETAAAPCSVAKVTGKWPG, encoded by the coding sequence ATGAAAAACAACGCAGGCTTCACCCTGATAGAGCTTATTACGGTGATAATCATCCTGGGCATTTTAAGCGCCGTGGCCATACCCAAATATATAGACCTGCAGGCCGAGGCGCGTTCCGCCACGGCCGACGGTGTGCTGGGCGCCGCCGCTTCGGCGTGCGCCGTCAATTACGCGGCTGTGCAAACTAAAACAGCCCCGCCTCCGGCCATCACCACCTGCGCGTTGCTAAACGGCGCTTTGTCCACTTCCGGGGTGTCCATCGCCGATGGGGCCACCGGGGAATGCTCTTTTACCATAGATGGTTCTGTTTACTCGCTCACCTTGACGGCGGAAACGGCGGCGGCTCCCTGTTCGGTGGCCAAGGTGACCGGCAAATGGCCGGGTTAA
- the bamD gene encoding outer membrane protein assembly factor BamD yields MKKHPAKKLAALLLLSALASCSSAQQLAQPEAITINKANNMYARERFSEAADNYRRSVEENPDSPYRKQALLGLADALYKDKQYFEAVLYYERFLELYPLDTATPRAYFYYAMGYYSDTHTADRDQSNTVKATEALNRFLAKYPNHQLAPLARKMKGEMDVLIVDSRMEVARLYYRLEKNQAAIGRLKEFIEQNPGAKDAEEAMYMLGECYYREQNFREAAAIFTRLMEKYPAGEFSKTAAAVAGEIKIKGK; encoded by the coding sequence ATGAAAAAACACCCGGCCAAAAAGCTGGCGGCTTTATTGCTACTGTCGGCCCTGGCTTCATGTTCCAGCGCCCAACAGCTGGCCCAGCCAGAAGCTATAACCATAAACAAGGCCAACAACATGTATGCCCGGGAAAGGTTCTCCGAAGCGGCGGACAATTACCGCCGCTCTGTGGAGGAAAACCCGGACTCTCCTTATAGAAAACAGGCCCTGCTGGGTCTGGCCGACGCCCTCTACAAGGACAAGCAGTATTTCGAGGCGGTGCTTTATTACGAAAGGTTCCTGGAACTTTACCCGCTGGACACGGCCACCCCCAGGGCCTATTTCTACTACGCTATGGGCTACTACAGCGACACACACACCGCTGACCGGGATCAGAGCAACACTGTAAAAGCCACCGAGGCCCTGAACAGGTTCCTGGCAAAATACCCCAACCACCAGCTGGCGCCGCTGGCCCGGAAAATGAAAGGGGAAATGGATGTCCTGATCGTGGATTCCCGGATGGAGGTGGCCCGCCTTTATTACCGGCTGGAAAAAAACCAGGCGGCAATCGGCAGGTTGAAGGAATTTATCGAACAAAATCCCGGCGCCAAAGATGCGGAAGAGGCCATGTATATGCTAGGGGAATGTTATTACCGCGAACAGAATTTCCGGGAAGCGGCCGCCATTTTCACGCGGCTTATGGAAAAATATCCCGCTGGGGAGTTTTCAAAAACCGCCGCGGCCGTTGCGGGGGAAATCAAAATCAAGGGAAAATAG
- a CDS encoding DJ-1/PfpI family protein, with protein MASTGAKILMVIAPEQFRDEELNHPREVFNGAGAQVTVASTRTGVANGKLGYKENVSKTLDDVAGENFDAVVVVGGGGSHQYLYNNKRLHDILRRHHGAGKVVAAICVSGGVLANAGLLTGVDATVWKSDETMKAYTDNKVHFVDKPVVRAGKIVTANGPSAARDFGRTILEALSGK; from the coding sequence ATGGCTTCAACAGGCGCTAAAATCCTAATGGTAATCGCTCCCGAACAGTTCCGGGATGAAGAGCTGAACCATCCGCGCGAGGTTTTTAACGGGGCCGGGGCCCAGGTTACTGTGGCCTCAACGCGCACGGGCGTGGCCAACGGCAAGCTTGGCTATAAAGAGAACGTCTCCAAAACCCTGGACGACGTGGCCGGGGAAAACTTCGACGCGGTTGTGGTGGTGGGTGGCGGCGGATCGCACCAATACCTTTACAACAACAAACGGCTACACGACATCCTCCGCCGTCATCATGGCGCGGGGAAGGTGGTGGCGGCAATTTGCGTATCCGGCGGGGTGCTGGCCAACGCCGGGCTTTTGACGGGGGTGGACGCCACGGTGTGGAAATCCGACGAGACCATGAAAGCATACACGGATAACAAAGTGCATTTTGTGGACAAACCGGTGGTCCGGGCCGGGAAAATCGTCACCGCCAATGGGCCTTCGGCGGCCAGGGATTTCGGAAGGACTATTCTGGAGGCCCTTTCGGGCAAATGA
- the mutL gene encoding DNA mismatch repair endonuclease MutL, with the protein MEIAPPVVSQTSCAVRILPDTVANQIAAGEVVERPSSVVKELVENSLDAGARRVYVSIRHGGKSFIEVVDDGWGMGRDDAMMAFERHATSKIRDAADLQCVTTLGFRGEALPSIASVSRVTLSTARGGASAGSEIVIEGGVLKEVRDSAPIKGTRIQVRDLFLNVPARRKFLRSEQTESTSVEEVVIRQALARPGAGFTFIRDGRPVFETEPGGAGEGLLGRIASLFGDGMEERLMPVRREAFGMRVSGFVSRPGYYKSSGEAQYVYINGRFVRDRLVNLAVNEGFHSLAPKGLRPMAFLFLDMPGGMVDVNVHPAKLEARFVDGRAVVSLVKGAILEALMAGNRGGEAPAPAAAAPSAANGPAHGWAPHFNSPPPMVHRPAFAEPVAAMEAPVERGLTPQTPDSRDVAAALKMFTGGAPREFSVVGQVFKTFILVEEAGGQLLLLDQHTAHERILHERLTRKYREGRIESQDLLFPAEVRFSRSDARIAAESREIFDRLGFVLEEFGGDTFAIRSAPSILMGKDLSAVAVGVVSSIAVGREGGLDRVAEEAINIMACRGAVKAGQRLDPREMEALVAQLKDCALPYTCPHGRPVALSITQEDLLKLFLRK; encoded by the coding sequence ATGGAGATCGCGCCGCCGGTTGTATCGCAAACGTCCTGCGCTGTAAGAATCCTCCCGGACACGGTGGCCAACCAGATAGCCGCCGGAGAGGTGGTGGAGCGTCCCTCGTCGGTGGTGAAGGAGCTGGTGGAAAACTCGCTGGACGCTGGCGCGCGGCGGGTTTACGTTTCCATCCGCCATGGGGGCAAATCCTTCATCGAAGTGGTGGACGACGGTTGGGGGATGGGCCGGGACGACGCCATGATGGCCTTCGAGCGCCACGCCACATCAAAAATCCGCGACGCCGCCGACCTGCAATGCGTAACAACCCTGGGTTTCCGGGGCGAAGCCCTGCCTTCCATAGCCTCCGTGAGCCGGGTGACGCTTTCCACCGCCCGGGGGGGCGCTTCGGCGGGCTCGGAGATAGTCATCGAGGGAGGGGTTTTAAAGGAAGTCCGGGACAGCGCCCCCATAAAAGGGACCAGGATCCAGGTGAGGGACCTTTTTTTAAACGTCCCGGCGCGGCGGAAATTCCTGCGGTCGGAGCAGACCGAGTCCACAAGCGTGGAGGAAGTGGTCATCCGGCAGGCGCTGGCCCGGCCGGGGGCCGGTTTTACATTCATCCGCGATGGCAGGCCCGTGTTCGAGACGGAGCCGGGTGGCGCAGGTGAGGGCCTTTTGGGCAGGATCGCCTCGCTTTTCGGCGACGGGATGGAAGAGCGGCTGATGCCGGTGCGCCGGGAGGCTTTCGGCATGAGGGTGTCCGGGTTTGTCTCCCGGCCCGGCTATTACAAATCCTCCGGCGAGGCGCAGTATGTGTACATCAACGGCAGGTTCGTCCGGGACCGGCTGGTGAACCTGGCGGTGAACGAGGGGTTCCACTCGCTGGCCCCGAAAGGTTTGAGGCCCATGGCCTTCCTGTTCCTGGACATGCCCGGAGGGATGGTGGATGTGAACGTCCACCCGGCCAAGCTGGAAGCCCGGTTCGTGGACGGCAGGGCGGTGGTAAGCCTGGTGAAAGGGGCCATACTGGAGGCCCTTATGGCCGGGAACAGGGGAGGAGAGGCTCCGGCTCCGGCCGCCGCCGCTCCATCAGCCGCCAATGGGCCCGCTCACGGCTGGGCGCCACATTTTAACAGCCCTCCGCCCATGGTTCACCGGCCCGCTTTCGCCGAACCCGTGGCGGCGATGGAAGCCCCGGTGGAACGGGGGTTGACCCCCCAAACGCCAGACTCAAGAGATGTGGCCGCCGCGTTAAAAATGTTTACAGGCGGCGCGCCCCGGGAGTTTTCCGTGGTGGGGCAGGTGTTCAAAACTTTCATCCTGGTGGAGGAGGCCGGGGGGCAACTTCTTCTGCTGGATCAGCATACAGCCCACGAGCGCATCCTGCACGAGCGGCTCACCAGGAAATACCGGGAAGGGCGGATAGAGTCCCAGGACCTTCTTTTTCCCGCGGAGGTCCGTTTTTCCAGGAGCGACGCCCGGATAGCCGCTGAAAGCCGCGAGATCTTCGATAGGCTCGGGTTTGTTTTGGAGGAATTCGGCGGGGACACTTTCGCCATCCGTTCCGCCCCCTCAATCCTTATGGGCAAAGACCTGTCTGCGGTGGCGGTGGGCGTTGTAAGCTCTATCGCCGTGGGGCGGGAAGGCGGTTTGGACCGGGTGGCCGAAGAAGCCATAAACATCATGGCCTGCCGGGGCGCCGTGAAAGCCGGGCAGAGGCTTGATCCGAGGGAAATGGAAGCCCTGGTGGCCCAGCTGAAAGATTGCGCCCTGCCTTACACCTGCCCCCACGGGCGGCCCGTGGCGCTATCCATCACCCAGGAAGACCTGTTGAAGCTGTTCCTGCGCAAATAG